The following are encoded together in the Xanthobacter autotrophicus Py2 genome:
- a CDS encoding aliphatic sulfonates family ABC transporter, periplsmic ligand-binding protein (TIGRFAM: aliphatic sulfonates family ABC transporter, periplsmic ligand-binding protein~PFAM: NMT1/THI5 like domain protein~SMART: extracellular solute-binding protein family 3~KEGG: bbt:BBta_3297 putative sulfonate ABC transporter, periplasmic-binding protein) — translation MSAFLTPSRRQFLALAGAGAASGLLPFAAHAAPDTRNTDTVRLTWGFHGLTLIAKERGTFEKALAEKGIKVEWLGPFPNHAPTLQAVTGGSADFGFGGSTTPALAAIIAGSPLVFSQFVLYEPRTTAIIAKDGSGIDTVSDLVGKSVAVNRSGLGEFLLVAALEKNGIDRSKVKFVYLNPPDAAPALASGKVDAWSMWSPGVDIARLDYKAHDIFLEGRDLEFYIDYSSYVTSRKFSQENSQIVRAVAAAYEEEAKWVNANTVEAETIVQKRAGYSDVIRDQFIERRRTYKLIPVTDKAFVADLQKAADWLVARKILPEPITVSDHLAQF, via the coding sequence ATGTCCGCCTTCCTGACCCCCTCCCGCCGCCAGTTCCTTGCCCTTGCCGGCGCGGGCGCCGCCTCCGGCCTGCTGCCGTTCGCCGCGCATGCCGCGCCCGACACCCGCAACACCGACACGGTGCGCCTGACCTGGGGCTTCCATGGCCTCACCCTCATCGCCAAGGAGCGCGGCACCTTCGAGAAGGCGTTGGCCGAAAAGGGCATCAAGGTGGAATGGCTCGGACCGTTCCCAAACCATGCGCCGACCCTGCAGGCGGTGACCGGCGGCAGCGCGGATTTCGGCTTCGGCGGCTCCACCACCCCCGCGCTGGCGGCCATCATCGCCGGCTCGCCGCTGGTGTTCAGCCAGTTCGTGCTCTACGAGCCGCGCACCACCGCCATCATCGCCAAGGACGGCTCGGGCATCGACACGGTGTCGGACCTGGTGGGCAAGTCGGTGGCGGTGAACCGCTCGGGCCTGGGCGAATTCCTTTTGGTGGCGGCGCTGGAGAAGAACGGCATCGACCGCTCCAAGGTCAAGTTCGTCTATCTCAACCCGCCGGACGCCGCCCCGGCGCTTGCCTCCGGCAAGGTGGACGCGTGGTCCATGTGGAGCCCCGGCGTCGATATCGCGCGGCTCGACTACAAGGCCCACGACATCTTCCTGGAAGGTCGCGACCTTGAATTCTACATCGATTACAGCTCCTATGTGACCAGCCGCAAGTTCTCGCAGGAGAATTCGCAGATCGTCCGCGCCGTGGCCGCCGCCTATGAGGAGGAGGCCAAATGGGTGAATGCCAACACGGTGGAGGCCGAGACCATCGTGCAGAAGCGCGCCGGCTATTCCGACGTGATCCGCGACCAGTTCATCGAGCGCCGGCGCACCTACAAGCTCATCCCGGTCACCGACAAGGCCTTCGTCGCCGACCTGCAGAAGGCGGCGGACTGGCTGGTGGCGCGCAAGATCCTGCCCGAACCCATCACCGTGTCGGATCATCTTGCGCAGTTCTGA
- a CDS encoding binding-protein-dependent transport systems inner membrane component (PFAM: binding-protein-dependent transport systems inner membrane component~KEGG: bra:BRADO4270 putative sulfonate ABC transporter, permease protein) produces the protein MSQADHTAILALPGLASREPAASSAPVRGPRVFAPRVFGPRALLALSWLAPLLLVLVWEILAQTGYVTPQVLPAPSKVVRTAWRLATTGSLLTDLGTSLLRAAVGFVLGGSIAFGLGILVGFSRLAEALIDRSVQMVRAIPFLALLPLVIVWFGVGEGQKIFLVALGVAFPIYINTTLGIRQVDGKLLELGRVQGLSTAQMITRIILPGALPSILTGVRYALATAWLALVVAETIGAQAGIGFLAMDAREFLRTDVVVLTIVIYALIGVAADSLARLLERRLLAWHPNFGGAAR, from the coding sequence GTGAGCCAAGCCGACCACACCGCAATTCTCGCCCTGCCGGGCCTCGCCTCAAGGGAGCCCGCGGCGTCCTCCGCGCCCGTGCGCGGCCCCCGCGTGTTCGCACCTCGCGTCTTCGGACCGCGCGCTCTGCTGGCTTTGTCCTGGCTGGCGCCGCTGCTGTTGGTGCTGGTGTGGGAAATCCTCGCCCAGACCGGCTATGTCACCCCGCAGGTGCTGCCGGCACCCAGCAAGGTGGTGCGCACGGCGTGGCGGCTCGCCACCACCGGATCGCTGCTGACCGATCTCGGCACCAGCCTGCTGCGCGCGGCGGTGGGCTTCGTCCTCGGCGGCAGCATCGCTTTCGGGCTGGGCATTCTGGTGGGCTTCTCGCGCCTGGCCGAGGCTCTCATCGACCGCAGCGTGCAGATGGTGCGGGCCATTCCCTTCCTCGCGCTGCTGCCCTTGGTCATCGTGTGGTTCGGCGTGGGTGAGGGGCAGAAGATCTTCCTGGTGGCGCTGGGCGTGGCCTTTCCCATCTACATCAACACCACGCTCGGCATCCGGCAGGTGGACGGCAAGCTCCTGGAACTGGGCCGGGTGCAGGGCCTGTCCACAGCGCAGATGATCACTCGCATCATCCTGCCGGGGGCCTTGCCCTCCATCCTCACCGGGGTGCGTTATGCGCTGGCCACCGCATGGCTGGCGCTGGTGGTGGCCGAGACCATCGGCGCCCAGGCCGGCATCGGCTTCCTCGCCATGGACGCGCGCGAATTCCTGCGCACCGACGTGGTGGTGCTCACCATCGTCATCTACGCGCTCATCGGCGTGGCGGCGGATTCCCTCGCCCGGCTGCTGGAGCGGCGGCTTCTGGCCTGGCACCCCAATTTCGGCGGAGCGGCCCGATGA
- a CDS encoding ABC transporter related (PFAM: ABC transporter related~SMART: AAA ATPase~KEGG: bra:BRADO4271 putative sulfonate ABC transporter, ATP-binding protein), with amino-acid sequence MTAALQDVPAQDAPAAVRVSGLRRAYGQRVVIDRLDLTIRRGEFVALLGESGCGKTTLLRALAGLDPIDGGRIEAPKRPAVVFQEPRLLPWDSLWRNVALGLPAEGAREKAADALAEVGLGGRLDDWPRNLSGGQAQRVALARALVQQPELLLLDEPFAALDALTRIRMHVLVKDLVARHRPGVLLVTHDVAEAIALADRILVMRGGAIAAEHRPSAPGLPAATRATLLAELGVVDDLKSA; translated from the coding sequence ATGACCGCCGCCCTTCAGGACGTACCTGCCCAGGACGCCCCCGCGGCGGTGCGTGTCTCCGGCCTGCGCCGGGCCTATGGGCAGCGCGTGGTCATCGACCGGCTCGACCTCACCATCAGGCGCGGCGAGTTCGTGGCCCTGCTGGGCGAGAGCGGCTGCGGCAAGACCACCCTGCTGCGCGCGCTGGCGGGTCTCGATCCCATCGACGGCGGCCGCATCGAGGCGCCGAAGCGCCCGGCCGTGGTGTTTCAGGAACCGCGCCTGCTGCCGTGGGACAGCCTGTGGCGCAACGTGGCCCTCGGCCTGCCCGCCGAGGGCGCGCGCGAGAAGGCCGCCGATGCGCTGGCCGAGGTGGGCCTCGGCGGCCGGCTCGACGACTGGCCGCGCAACCTTTCCGGCGGGCAGGCCCAGCGGGTGGCGCTGGCCCGCGCGCTGGTTCAGCAGCCCGAATTGCTGCTGCTGGACGAGCCGTTCGCGGCGCTCGACGCGCTCACCCGCATCCGCATGCATGTGCTGGTGAAGGACCTCGTCGCGCGGCACCGGCCGGGCGTGCTCCTCGTCACCCACGACGTGGCGGAGGCCATCGCGCTGGCCGACCGCATCCTGGTCATGCGCGGCGGCGCCATCGCGGCCGAGCACCGGCCGTCGGCGCCGGGCCTGCCTGCCGCCACCCGCGCCACTCTCCTCGCCGAGCTCGGCGTCGTCGACGACCTCAAGAGCGCCTGA